A stretch of Acropora muricata isolate sample 2 chromosome 7, ASM3666990v1, whole genome shotgun sequence DNA encodes these proteins:
- the LOC136923084 gene encoding survival of motor neuron-related-splicing factor 30-like: MADAKELQNNLTEYRAQLRQVEAALTTDPENEELKKLKQDLEEVITLTLDLLNVNEKGGNSAAAPSGTKWKVGETCQAVWSQDGSYYDATVDSISDDLTTCTVSFDKYGNTEIVKLSSLRHKNQAGMKRPTETTQVAAGAVKKSRAAEDVIREQKKKKLLKKKQRAKEIEEQREKEKQNWLDFFNNSKGGGSSKSGKSLKGVSKKSIFASPESIQGKVGVGTCGTGGQPMTQFTQPDKLVYKR; encoded by the exons ATGGCGGATGCTAAAGAGTTACAGAACAACTTGACAGAATATCGCGCCCAGTTGAGGCAG GTCGAAGCGGCTCTGACGACAGACCCAGAAAATGAAGagttgaagaaattaaaacaggaTCTAGAA GAAGTTATCACTCTAACGTTGGATCTTCTGAATGTCAATGAg AAAGGAGGAAATAGTGCTGCGGCACCATCTGGCACCAAATGGAAAGTAGGGGAGACATGCCAAGCAGTGTGGAGTCAAGATGGGAG CTACTATGATGCTACTGTTGATAGCATATCTGATGATCTGACAACATGTACTGTTTCATTTGACAAGTATGGAAACACAGAAATTGTCAAG CTTTCTTCATTAAGACATAAAAACCAAGCAGGGATGAAAAGACCCACAGAAACAACACAGGTTGCAGCAGGTGCTGTGAAAAAATCAAG GGCTGCAGAGGATGTTATTCGAgaacaaaagaagaagaaattgttgaaaaaaaagcaaagagcTAAG GAAATTGAGGAACAGCGAGAAAAAGAGAAGCAAAACTGGCTTGACTTTTTTAATAATTCAAAG GGTGGTGGCTCTAGCAAATCTGGAAAAAGTTTAAAAGGTGTTTCAAAGAAGAGTATATTTGCATCTCCAGAGTCTATTCAAGGAAAG GTTGGTGTTGGAACATGTGGCACAGGTGGACAACCCATGACACAGTTTACCCAGCCCGACAAACTAGTTTACAAGAGATGA
- the LOC136923083 gene encoding probable N-acetyltransferase CML1 isoform X2: MHSTKTTFLSSNSSHVKSEARQVKIRSYENKDYQDCREVFTLGMEQLVSLVTRIVLPNYCWILLALSVLFLLAAIKLTLWILAYYIFFCVVVLALLYVDIYIECRRFIRVCLETDLKEIEKTYMSGDGSHMWVAEWQGKVVGMVGVVNNCNDKPGVAELQRMSVSPFCRRMGIAGKLLHELLQHAKDQHFEKLVLKTTSAQTPAIRLYKKWGFKLIDIFPYPQRILGDLQFLHFSLEL, from the coding sequence ATGCATTCCACGAAGACAACATTTCTAAGCTCGAATTCTTCCCACGTGAAGAGTGAAGCCCGCCAGGTGAAAATACGTTCTTACGAGAATAAAGACTACCAGGATTGCCGTGAGGTCTTCACGCTTGGAATGGAACAACTGGTGAGCCTAGTGACACGAATTGTATTACCAAATTACTGTTGGATTCTTTTAGCGCTGAGTGTGTTGTTCCTTCTTGCGGCTATTAAGCTGACTCTCTGGATCTTAGCTTATTACATCTTTTTTTGCGTGGTTGTGCTTGCGTTGTTGTACGTCGACATCTACATCGAATGCAGGAGGTTTATCAGAGTCTGCTTGGAAACGGACTTGAAGGAAATAGAAAAAACGTACATGTCAGGAGATGGTTCACATATGTGGGTTGCTGAATGGCAGGGAAAAGTTGTAGGAATGGTTGGAGTGGTAAATAACTGCAACGACAAACCAGGAGTCGCTGAGCTGCAAAGAATGTCAGTGTCTCCTTTTTGTAGACGAATGGGCATCGCCGGAAAGTTACTTCATGAGCTTCTCCAACACGCGAAGGACCAGCACTTTGAGAAACTCGTCTTGAAAACCACTAGCGCGCAGACACCCGCAATACGATTGTACAAGAAATGGGGCTTCAAACTCATTGATATCTTTCCATATCCACAAAGGATCCTTGGAGACCTACAGTTCCTGCACTTTAGCTTAGAGTTGTAA
- the LOC136923083 gene encoding probable N-acetyltransferase CML1 isoform X1, with the protein MTALSKTVAPFNLFERLGYIVSNLHSVPWNHHAEQIRGETEKMHSTKTTFLSSNSSHVKSEARQVKIRSYENKDYQDCREVFTLGMEQLVSLVTRIVLPNYCWILLALSVLFLLAAIKLTLWILAYYIFFCVVVLALLYVDIYIECRRFIRVCLETDLKEIEKTYMSGDGSHMWVAEWQGKVVGMVGVVNNCNDKPGVAELQRMSVSPFCRRMGIAGKLLHELLQHAKDQHFEKLVLKTTSAQTPAIRLYKKWGFKLIDIFPYPQRILGDLQFLHFSLEL; encoded by the exons ATGACTGCACTGTCCAAAACAGTGGCTCCattcaacttgtttgaaagATTAGGTTACATAGTCAGCAATTTGCATTCAGTTCCATGGAATCATCATGCAGAGCAAATTCGAGGCGAAACAGAG AAAATGCATTCCACGAAGACAACATTTCTAAGCTCGAATTCTTCCCACGTGAAGAGTGAAGCCCGCCAGGTGAAAATACGTTCTTACGAGAATAAAGACTACCAGGATTGCCGTGAGGTCTTCACGCTTGGAATGGAACAACTGGTGAGCCTAGTGACACGAATTGTATTACCAAATTACTGTTGGATTCTTTTAGCGCTGAGTGTGTTGTTCCTTCTTGCGGCTATTAAGCTGACTCTCTGGATCTTAGCTTATTACATCTTTTTTTGCGTGGTTGTGCTTGCGTTGTTGTACGTCGACATCTACATCGAATGCAGGAGGTTTATCAGAGTCTGCTTGGAAACGGACTTGAAGGAAATAGAAAAAACGTACATGTCAGGAGATGGTTCACATATGTGGGTTGCTGAATGGCAGGGAAAAGTTGTAGGAATGGTTGGAGTGGTAAATAACTGCAACGACAAACCAGGAGTCGCTGAGCTGCAAAGAATGTCAGTGTCTCCTTTTTGTAGACGAATGGGCATCGCCGGAAAGTTACTTCATGAGCTTCTCCAACACGCGAAGGACCAGCACTTTGAGAAACTCGTCTTGAAAACCACTAGCGCGCAGACACCCGCAATACGATTGTACAAGAAATGGGGCTTCAAACTCATTGATATCTTTCCATATCCACAAAGGATCCTTGGAGACCTACAGTTCCTGCACTTTAGCTTAGAGTTGTAA